One Planctomycetota bacterium DNA window includes the following coding sequences:
- a CDS encoding antitermination protein NusG — protein sequence MPILAPETSLFPHDLLDRPLATGQSWWVLYTLSRQEKLLMRRLEARGVAFFCPIVARRHRSPGGRVRETQLPLFSNYVFICGDEDARRTALTTNCVSRTIQPDHAELFLAELRQIRRLIATGAPLTPECRIVAGQRVRVRNGAFRGFEGIVVRREAETRLLVAVNFLQQGASVLLDDCQLEVLG from the coding sequence ATGCCGATTCTCGCACCTGAAACATCCTTGTTTCCCCACGATCTCTTGGACCGGCCCTTGGCCACTGGGCAGTCATGGTGGGTGCTATACACCTTGTCGCGGCAAGAGAAGCTGCTGATGCGCCGGCTCGAAGCCCGCGGCGTCGCGTTCTTCTGCCCCATCGTGGCGCGAAGGCATCGGTCTCCCGGCGGCCGGGTGCGCGAAACGCAGTTGCCGCTGTTCTCGAACTACGTGTTCATCTGCGGCGACGAAGACGCTCGACGCACGGCACTGACCACCAATTGCGTCTCGCGGACGATCCAGCCCGACCATGCCGAACTGTTCCTGGCCGAGCTACGTCAGATTCGCCGGCTGATCGCCACCGGCGCGCCCTTGACCCCCGAGTGCCGCATTGTCGCCGGTCAGCGCGTCCGCGTTCGCAACGGCGCGTTCCGCGGCTTCGAAGGCATCGTCGTCCGGCGCGAAGCCGAAACGCGACTGCTCGTGGCCGTGAATTTCTTGCAACAAGGAGCCAGCGTGCTGCTGGACGACTGCCAGCTTGAGGTGCTCGGTTGA
- a CDS encoding glycosyltransferase family 4 protein, whose translation MTDRRPRLLFINRSYWPDVEATGQLLTELCEDLAERFDVTVIAGQPNVNAAAERFVPRGKSMHNGVHIERVSHTQFNKASFWGRACNQVSFLLAAAWRSLDTERPDVVIAESDPPLLCLLGALLKRRHGCRLIAYLQDIYPDVAVALGALREGWLTAALRRAFRAALRQVDVVIVPGHDMRRWLAGDGIAAKQIECVPNWIDTSLVRPTEASWAFRAQQGWQDKFVVMYSGNLGLSQRLDDVLEAAARLRLTHPQVQIVLIGDGARKPALEARAAERQLANVQFLPYQPKARLSESLGAADLHLIPVDSRVTNYLFPSKLYGILAAGRPALVIAPSHSEIAQLVHEQDCGRAVEPQRIEQLAAAVAWYVDQPDVAREQGRRARQLAEREYDRRLLTSRFAELLDRLTGTANTAHAANDVGAPRRPAEVVTSAQE comes from the coding sequence ATGACTGACCGCCGGCCACGTCTGCTGTTCATCAATCGGTCCTACTGGCCCGACGTCGAAGCGACGGGGCAGTTGCTGACTGAGTTGTGCGAGGATCTGGCCGAGCGATTTGACGTGACGGTGATTGCCGGCCAGCCAAATGTGAATGCCGCCGCCGAACGATTCGTGCCCCGCGGCAAGTCGATGCACAATGGCGTTCACATCGAGCGGGTCAGTCACACCCAATTCAACAAGGCGTCGTTCTGGGGGCGCGCCTGCAACCAGGTGAGCTTTCTGCTGGCTGCCGCCTGGCGCTCGCTGGATACCGAGCGCCCCGACGTCGTGATCGCGGAAAGCGATCCGCCCTTGCTCTGTCTGTTAGGAGCGCTGCTCAAGCGGCGCCATGGCTGCCGACTGATCGCGTATTTGCAAGACATTTACCCTGACGTGGCGGTCGCGCTCGGCGCGCTCCGCGAAGGCTGGCTGACTGCCGCGCTGCGACGCGCCTTCCGCGCGGCCTTAAGGCAAGTCGATGTCGTGATCGTGCCGGGGCATGACATGCGCCGCTGGCTGGCTGGCGACGGTATCGCGGCCAAGCAAATCGAATGCGTGCCGAATTGGATCGATACTTCGCTGGTGCGACCGACCGAGGCGTCCTGGGCGTTCCGTGCGCAACAAGGCTGGCAAGACAAATTCGTCGTGATGTACTCCGGCAACCTGGGACTCAGCCAGCGGCTGGATGATGTGCTCGAAGCGGCGGCGCGACTCCGCTTGACTCACCCCCAGGTGCAAATCGTGTTGATCGGCGACGGGGCGCGCAAGCCGGCCCTGGAAGCCCGCGCGGCGGAACGGCAACTGGCCAATGTGCAATTCCTGCCCTATCAGCCCAAGGCCCGGCTGTCCGAAAGCCTGGGAGCGGCGGATTTGCATCTGATTCCGGTCGATTCGCGTGTGACCAACTACTTGTTCCCGAGTAAGCTATACGGCATTCTAGCGGCGGGGCGGCCAGCGTTGGTCATCGCTCCGTCGCACAGTGAGATCGCTCAACTCGTTCACGAACAAGATTGCGGTCGCGCGGTCGAGCCGCAGCGGATCGAGCAACTGGCCGCGGCCGTCGCCTGGTACGTCGATCAACCCGACGTGGCGCGCGAGCAGGGTCGCCGGGCGCGACAGTTGGCCGAGCGTGAGTACGATCGGCGCTTGCTGACCAGCCGTTTTGCCGAGTTGCTTGACCGCTTGACCGGAACTGCGAACACCGCGCACGCCGCTAACGACGTCGGCGCACCCCGTCGCCCGGCGGAAGTTGTCACCTCGGCCCAGGAATAA
- a CDS encoding ABC transporter ATP-binding protein, whose amino-acid sequence MTAPIIRVEHLKKRYRIGALAERRTTLREALANALRQPWQRLRSARSEPTGAEQFWALDDVSFEVNAGDAIGIIGRNGAGKSTLLKVLSQITEPTAGRIELRGRVASLLEVGTGFHSELTGRENIYLNGAILGMTRAEIKRKFDEIVAFAEVERFLDTQVKYYSSGMYMRLAFAVAAHLEPEILIVDEVLAVGDLAFQKKCLGKMEEVTHHKGRTVLFVSHSMQAITTLCSQAVLLDRGRVLKVGAVQDVASAYLQQLSTVNETTVWQGDAGNDLLRLKCARVIGGAGGVFGTDDELRIQMIAEVRQPITGLVYAIEIYSIGRQLLAYTAHDDAHEPPAPRIPPGPFAWELIIPGNSFASGTYEFRLDVGIHNGKRLVNERIAFSITFENLRGIGRRFESSWTQCFRPNWQWRRISATEHDLPLTTIAGSTDVPASVADAERQS is encoded by the coding sequence ATGACCGCACCCATCATTCGCGTCGAGCATTTGAAAAAGCGTTACCGCATCGGTGCCTTGGCCGAGCGGCGCACCACGCTGCGCGAAGCGCTGGCGAACGCCCTTCGACAACCCTGGCAAAGGCTGCGCAGCGCGCGGAGCGAGCCCACGGGCGCGGAACAATTCTGGGCCTTGGACGATGTTTCGTTCGAGGTCAACGCCGGAGACGCCATTGGCATCATCGGGCGCAACGGGGCCGGCAAGAGCACGCTGCTCAAGGTGCTGTCCCAGATCACCGAGCCGACGGCCGGCCGAATCGAACTGCGCGGGCGCGTGGCCAGTTTGCTCGAAGTGGGGACCGGGTTTCATTCCGAACTGACCGGCCGCGAGAACATTTACCTGAACGGCGCGATCCTGGGCATGACCCGCGCCGAGATCAAGCGGAAGTTCGACGAGATCGTGGCATTTGCCGAAGTGGAACGCTTTCTCGATACGCAAGTCAAGTATTACAGCAGCGGCATGTACATGCGGCTGGCGTTCGCGGTGGCGGCCCATTTGGAGCCGGAAATACTGATCGTCGACGAAGTGCTGGCCGTCGGGGATTTGGCCTTTCAAAAAAAATGCCTGGGGAAAATGGAGGAGGTGACACATCACAAGGGCCGCACGGTCCTGTTTGTCAGTCACAGCATGCAAGCGATCACCACGCTTTGCTCCCAGGCAGTGCTCTTGGACCGCGGTCGGGTACTGAAAGTCGGAGCGGTTCAAGACGTCGCGAGCGCCTATCTTCAACAGCTAAGCACTGTCAATGAAACAACGGTCTGGCAAGGCGATGCGGGAAACGACCTCTTGCGACTCAAATGCGCACGAGTCATCGGTGGCGCTGGCGGCGTATTTGGGACAGACGATGAACTGCGCATCCAGATGATCGCCGAGGTGCGTCAGCCCATCACTGGACTGGTTTATGCCATCGAGATTTACTCGATCGGCCGGCAATTGCTCGCCTATACAGCGCACGACGACGCCCACGAGCCACCAGCGCCACGGATTCCACCCGGGCCATTTGCCTGGGAATTGATAATCCCCGGCAATTCATTTGCATCCGGCACCTATGAGTTTCGGCTCGACGTCGGCATTCACAACGGCAAACGGTTGGTAAACGAGCGAATCGCATTTTCCATCACTTTTGAAAACCTGCGTGGGATTGGCCGCCGTTTTGAAAGCAGTTGGACTCAATGCTTTCGTCCAAATTGGCAATGGCGCCGAATCAGCGCGACAGAGCATGACCTGCCGTTGACCACGATCGCCGGATCGACCGATGTACCGGCGTCTGTAGCGGACGCGGAACGGCAATCTTAA
- a CDS encoding ABC transporter permease, with product MLPELWRYRELLYFLTWRDIKVRYKQTVLGAAWAILQPVMAMVVLNIFFGELGGMNKSTDVWYPLFLYAGLLPWTFFATAVGQSANSLIGNSALLTKVYFPRLLVPAATILAALVDFAIAFGVLLVLMVWSGTKFTLGLLLVPPLMLAMVLAALAVGAFLAAATVRYRDFRYVVPFLLQMWMFASPVAYQLDQNKLLAQHHLSESWRLVYALNPVAGPILALRAAVLGEPWPGVELAISLASTVALLLLGLRYFLRVERQLADIV from the coding sequence ATGCTGCCCGAGCTGTGGCGCTACCGCGAGTTGCTTTACTTCCTGACGTGGCGTGACATCAAAGTACGCTACAAGCAGACCGTGCTGGGCGCCGCCTGGGCGATTCTTCAGCCGGTCATGGCAATGGTCGTGCTGAACATCTTCTTCGGTGAACTGGGAGGGATGAACAAGTCGACCGACGTCTGGTATCCCCTGTTCCTCTATGCCGGCTTGCTTCCCTGGACATTCTTTGCCACCGCCGTCGGCCAGTCGGCCAACAGTCTGATCGGCAACAGCGCGCTACTCACCAAGGTCTACTTCCCGCGGTTGCTGGTTCCAGCAGCGACGATTCTGGCGGCGCTCGTTGACTTTGCCATCGCGTTTGGCGTGCTGCTAGTGTTAATGGTTTGGAGCGGTACGAAGTTCACCCTTGGCTTGTTGCTGGTGCCGCCGCTGATGCTGGCGATGGTGTTGGCGGCCCTGGCCGTGGGGGCGTTCTTGGCGGCGGCGACGGTGCGCTACCGAGACTTCCGCTACGTGGTGCCGTTCCTGCTGCAAATGTGGATGTTCGCCAGCCCCGTGGCTTACCAGCTCGATCAAAACAAGCTGCTCGCCCAGCACCACCTGTCGGAAAGTTGGCGGCTGGTCTACGCCTTGAATCCCGTGGCGGGGCCCATTCTGGCCCTTCGCGCGGCCGTGTTGGGCGAACCCTGGCCCGGCGTCGAATTGGCCATTTCGCTGGCGTCGACCGTGGCGTTGTTGCTACTGGGGTTGCGTTACTTCCTCCGCGTCGAGCGGCAGTTGGCCGACATCGTATGA
- a CDS encoding O-antigen ligase family protein → MALGENDSERRIGSARLRSSVDEEPGWGYRLGQFACQGLLLLLVAVVPWFFGGVYANAQVYCAAALGLALCGWICLLPGRQQGNETLPMSIAPLLVALLIPLWQLWPLGPSAIRALAPRVAAWRETLLIPPTGGHDLPPVVNRATTSNDAKPVSRAPISLYPSGTRRRAALLVMGVAAFALGSRFFRRREPLLALISVTAVCGVALAFFGILQKLSWRGMIYGIYPLINGGNPFGPYINRNNAAGFLNIALGCSLGLMLWQIGRRNYRSAASEAEIEFLNQGVGLIGRAIQDLRDAIGALTAMRLALLAGLVMVVAGVSASLSRGGILAMFVGLLLACWMIRRLRGAWLALAAMVLVMIGAAAMLSFTGLAQMVEARIQSAISLGTSDDSGRSKLLDVGLRTAADYWLLGGGLGTFRYTHQPHGQGFRSVFFEYAENQYLETWAEAGMPGLSLLLAEIGLMGWVCLRLIRASQRNVENLWVSVTLLVLLATQLVQALVDFGLYYPGNFLPFALICGACAGRVTLIDAQSSSNRRWTILSGAAWLSPVIAVTLLLATCWAWSESTARAAIERDTFTRRWDDRPDALSLDEVEATIERLGQALDREPGDAVGQMRLAHMWIRRFRLLALATLQAEVTTQTAEQLWPLTDIGALHARAIQLQRSPDGNQLDQLRSDPLVTTNLHPAWRHLTAARDACPMMAEPHYYLGALCFLVGDADRDEPYLDAMLVVAPHHAELILMAGMLDFDAGRKDHGLERMRTAWEASVGHGDDVMRSVAPRLGFDELLNKVFPRNPEMLATLAETYYGGDENRSARERLARRSAEILEQIPAAVLDDERRLAIRGRLAVLMNRVPEAIELFQQCLKQRPEDLHTRLRLINELRKAGRVEEARNVAKLGLFLAPSSKELRFALSQL, encoded by the coding sequence ATGGCTCTGGGCGAAAACGATTCGGAACGTCGCATCGGCAGCGCACGCCTGCGATCGAGCGTGGACGAAGAGCCTGGTTGGGGCTATCGCCTGGGCCAGTTCGCCTGTCAGGGATTGCTGTTGTTGCTCGTGGCGGTGGTTCCCTGGTTTTTCGGAGGCGTCTACGCCAATGCCCAGGTCTACTGCGCCGCGGCGCTGGGTCTCGCGTTGTGCGGCTGGATATGCCTGCTGCCAGGACGTCAGCAAGGCAACGAAACCTTGCCGATGTCGATTGCGCCGCTGCTCGTCGCGCTATTGATCCCGCTGTGGCAGCTTTGGCCGCTAGGTCCGTCGGCCATTCGCGCGCTGGCCCCCCGTGTGGCCGCGTGGCGAGAAACGCTGCTCATTCCGCCGACTGGCGGGCACGACCTGCCTCCCGTCGTGAATCGGGCCACGACTAGCAACGATGCGAAGCCTGTGTCCCGAGCGCCGATCAGCCTCTATCCCTCCGGCACCCGCCGCCGAGCGGCGCTGCTGGTGATGGGCGTGGCGGCGTTCGCGCTGGGGTCACGATTCTTTCGCCGTCGTGAACCGTTGCTGGCGCTGATTTCCGTGACGGCCGTGTGCGGCGTCGCCCTGGCGTTTTTTGGCATTCTGCAAAAGCTCTCCTGGCGGGGAATGATCTACGGCATCTATCCACTGATCAACGGAGGCAACCCGTTCGGCCCGTACATCAATCGCAACAATGCGGCCGGGTTTTTGAATATCGCCCTCGGTTGCAGCTTGGGGCTGATGCTGTGGCAAATCGGCCGCCGCAACTATCGATCGGCGGCGTCCGAGGCCGAGATCGAATTCCTGAATCAGGGAGTCGGGCTGATCGGGCGAGCGATTCAGGATCTTCGCGACGCGATTGGCGCGCTGACGGCGATGCGCTTGGCATTGCTGGCCGGACTGGTCATGGTGGTCGCCGGAGTGAGCGCCTCGCTCTCGCGCGGCGGTATTTTAGCGATGTTCGTCGGGTTGTTGCTGGCCTGCTGGATGATCCGCCGACTGCGCGGCGCCTGGCTAGCCCTGGCGGCGATGGTGCTGGTGATGATCGGCGCCGCGGCCATGCTGAGCTTTACCGGGCTGGCCCAAATGGTCGAAGCGCGAATCCAATCGGCGATCAGCCTGGGAACCAGTGACGATAGCGGCCGCTCGAAGCTGCTCGACGTCGGCTTGAGAACCGCCGCGGACTACTGGCTGCTGGGCGGCGGCCTGGGCACATTTCGCTACACGCATCAGCCCCACGGCCAGGGGTTTCGCAGCGTCTTTTTTGAGTATGCCGAGAATCAATACCTTGAGACCTGGGCCGAAGCTGGCATGCCAGGGCTGTCCCTGCTGTTGGCCGAAATCGGACTGATGGGCTGGGTCTGTCTGCGATTGATCCGCGCGTCGCAACGCAACGTCGAAAACCTCTGGGTTAGCGTAACCCTGTTGGTGCTGCTGGCCACTCAGTTGGTCCAGGCGCTTGTCGACTTCGGGTTGTACTACCCGGGAAACTTCTTGCCGTTCGCATTGATCTGCGGAGCTTGCGCCGGGCGCGTTACGCTGATCGACGCGCAATCCTCGTCCAATCGACGCTGGACGATTCTGTCCGGCGCCGCCTGGTTGTCGCCCGTGATTGCGGTGACGTTGCTGTTGGCGACCTGTTGGGCGTGGAGCGAGTCAACAGCTCGCGCGGCGATCGAGCGCGACACCTTCACTCGTCGCTGGGACGACCGGCCCGATGCGTTGAGTCTGGACGAAGTCGAAGCCACGATCGAACGCCTGGGCCAGGCGCTCGATCGCGAACCCGGCGACGCCGTGGGCCAAATGCGACTGGCGCACATGTGGATCAGACGCTTCCGGCTGTTGGCGCTGGCGACCTTGCAAGCTGAAGTCACCACGCAAACCGCCGAGCAATTGTGGCCGCTGACCGACATCGGGGCGTTGCACGCGCGGGCCATTCAATTGCAGCGTTCGCCCGACGGCAATCAACTAGACCAGCTGCGCAGCGATCCGCTGGTAACCACCAATCTGCACCCGGCCTGGCGTCACCTGACCGCGGCGCGCGATGCCTGCCCGATGATGGCCGAGCCCCATTACTATCTGGGAGCGCTCTGTTTCCTGGTGGGCGATGCCGATCGGGACGAACCCTATCTGGACGCCATGCTGGTCGTCGCCCCACACCACGCCGAATTGATTCTCATGGCGGGGATGCTCGATTTCGACGCGGGGCGCAAGGATCACGGCTTGGAGCGGATGCGCACCGCTTGGGAAGCCTCGGTCGGCCACGGCGATGATGTGATGCGCTCGGTCGCTCCGCGACTGGGTTTCGACGAGTTGCTTAATAAAGTGTTCCCACGCAATCCGGAAATGTTGGCCACGCTGGCCGAAACCTATTACGGCGGGGACGAGAACCGATCCGCGCGCGAACGGCTGGCGCGACGGTCGGCTGAGATACTTGAACAAATTCCGGCGGCCGTCCTGGATGATGAACGCCGCTTGGCCATCCGCGGCCGGCTGGCTGTGCTGATGAACCGAGTTCCCGAGGCGATTGAGTTGTTTCAACAATGCCTCAAGCAGCGACCCGAAGATCTTCACACTCGGCTACGGCTGATTAACGAGTTGCGAAAGGCGGGACGAGTTGAGGAAGCCCGGAATGTGGCAAAACTAGGGCTGTTCTTGGCACCGAGCAGCAAGGAATTGCGTTTCGCCTTGAGTCAACTCTAA
- a CDS encoding undecaprenyl/decaprenyl-phosphate alpha-N-acetylglucosaminyl 1-phosphate transferase produces the protein MIAFIAAVVFTALARAAAVRVGLVDRPDQQRKIHAGATPLGGGVAVLLAVLVGVGSCALAPNLSVHFWSQTNRELIGLSLGAIFICGVGLLDDWLGLRPRQKLAGQIVACLLVMSTGLVIHNVSLFGVEVELGLLAWPLTIFWLLGAINSVNLIDGADGVAATVGIVLSFTIACMAITSGHLFEGVIALALVGSLFGFLVFNFPPATIFLGDAGSMMVGLLAGSLALRGAFKTPTSIAMLAPLAIWAVPAFDSLLAVVRRRLTGRSIAVSDRGHLHHCLLRRGYGNRQMLVWVAILCMLTSTGALISVRTGNEWYAIGSVALMITVMLTTHAFGGVELTLVANSMRNLGASILTPPWQRNEAPESTTLRLQGSRDWESLWRLALSAADDMHLSYMSLNLSLPWLHEGFHASWKSAQHARRENKWYFEIPLYADTRLVGQLKMAGQLDPHAATERAARLAEWVARFESSLAELASGAPTDRASPSTDASTEAKLRVRHFGDDATQAS, from the coding sequence GTGATTGCCTTCATCGCGGCGGTGGTTTTCACCGCGTTGGCGCGCGCGGCGGCGGTGCGCGTGGGATTGGTCGATCGGCCTGATCAACAACGCAAGATTCACGCCGGCGCAACTCCCCTGGGTGGCGGTGTCGCGGTCTTGTTGGCCGTCCTGGTGGGCGTGGGCAGTTGCGCCCTGGCGCCGAACCTGTCGGTGCATTTCTGGAGCCAGACCAATCGCGAACTGATTGGCTTGTCGCTGGGCGCGATCTTTATCTGCGGCGTCGGTCTCTTGGACGATTGGCTTGGGTTGCGCCCGCGGCAAAAGCTGGCCGGCCAGATCGTGGCTTGCTTGCTGGTCATGAGCACCGGCTTGGTGATTCACAACGTATCGCTATTCGGCGTGGAGGTCGAACTGGGGCTGCTGGCCTGGCCGCTCACGATCTTCTGGCTGTTGGGGGCGATCAATTCCGTTAATCTAATCGACGGCGCCGACGGCGTGGCCGCGACGGTGGGCATCGTGTTGTCGTTCACGATCGCGTGCATGGCGATCACTTCCGGCCACTTGTTTGAAGGGGTCATCGCCCTGGCCTTGGTAGGAAGCTTGTTTGGGTTTCTGGTCTTCAATTTTCCGCCGGCGACGATCTTTCTCGGCGACGCGGGCAGCATGATGGTGGGGCTGTTGGCTGGCTCGCTGGCGCTGCGCGGCGCCTTCAAAACCCCGACCAGCATCGCCATGCTCGCCCCCTTGGCCATCTGGGCGGTGCCGGCCTTCGATAGCTTGCTGGCCGTCGTGCGTCGACGATTGACCGGGCGTAGCATTGCGGTCTCCGATCGCGGCCACTTGCACCATTGCCTGCTGCGCCGAGGTTATGGCAATCGACAGATGCTGGTCTGGGTGGCGATTCTGTGCATGTTGACCTCGACTGGCGCGCTGATCAGCGTGCGAACCGGCAACGAATGGTACGCCATCGGCAGCGTCGCGCTGATGATCACGGTCATGCTGACAACCCACGCATTTGGTGGCGTCGAGTTGACGCTCGTGGCGAACTCGATGCGCAATCTCGGCGCGTCGATCCTGACGCCCCCTTGGCAGCGGAACGAAGCGCCCGAGTCGACGACTTTGCGGCTGCAAGGCTCGCGCGACTGGGAGTCGCTGTGGCGATTGGCGCTCAGCGCCGCCGATGACATGCACCTCAGCTACATGAGCTTGAATTTGAGCTTGCCGTGGCTGCACGAGGGCTTTCACGCTTCGTGGAAGTCGGCGCAGCACGCGCGCCGCGAAAACAAGTGGTACTTCGAAATCCCCCTCTATGCCGACACGCGACTGGTTGGGCAATTGAAAATGGCGGGGCAACTCGATCCTCACGCCGCCACCGAGCGGGCCGCGCGGCTGGCTGAATGGGTGGCACGATTTGAATCGTCGCTGGCTGAATTGGCGTCGGGCGCCCCCACCGACAGGGCGAGTCCCTCCACTGACGCTTCCACCGAGGCCAAGCTACGAGTCCGGCACTTTGGAGACGACGCCACCCAGGCATCCTAG
- a CDS encoding GDP-L-fucose synthase, whose amino-acid sequence MSSLQGRRVVVTGGAGFLGRHVVQELEHYEPRSVFAPRSAQYDLRTSDGIERLLEDARPQVIIHLAAVVGGIGANRENPGRYFYDNAIMGLMLLEQARLAGIEKFVALATICAYPKFTPVPFREDDLWSGYPEETNAPYGLAKKMLLVQSQAYRQQYGTSAITLFPVNLYGPHDNFDPQSSHVIPALIRKFVEAREQGDKEVEVWGTGLASREFLFVRDAAQGIALAADRYDKADPVNLGAGQEITIRELAELIAKHCRFEGALRFDPSKPDGQPRRALDTTRAKREFGFTATTEFSAGLRETIAWYEEHRHQLDQTVDEIPAAPTAVPRKAR is encoded by the coding sequence ATGAGTTCATTGCAAGGTCGACGCGTGGTGGTCACGGGCGGCGCAGGATTCCTGGGTCGGCACGTCGTCCAGGAGTTGGAACATTACGAACCCAGGTCGGTGTTCGCCCCGCGCAGCGCCCAGTACGACTTGCGCACTAGCGATGGGATCGAGCGGTTGCTGGAAGACGCCCGCCCTCAAGTGATTATTCACCTGGCGGCTGTCGTCGGCGGCATTGGCGCCAATCGCGAGAACCCCGGCCGGTACTTCTATGACAATGCGATCATGGGCTTGATGCTACTGGAACAAGCCCGACTCGCTGGCATCGAGAAGTTCGTCGCGCTGGCCACGATTTGCGCCTATCCCAAGTTCACGCCCGTGCCGTTCCGCGAAGACGATCTCTGGAGCGGCTATCCCGAGGAGACGAATGCGCCCTACGGACTGGCCAAGAAAATGCTGCTGGTGCAGTCCCAGGCGTACCGCCAGCAATACGGCACCAGCGCGATCACGCTGTTCCCCGTGAACCTGTACGGCCCGCACGACAACTTTGACCCGCAGTCGAGCCACGTGATCCCCGCCCTGATCCGCAAGTTCGTCGAAGCGCGCGAACAAGGCGACAAGGAAGTTGAGGTCTGGGGAACGGGCCTGGCGTCGCGCGAGTTCTTGTTCGTGCGCGACGCGGCCCAAGGCATCGCCCTGGCCGCCGACCGCTACGACAAGGCCGACCCGGTCAACCTGGGAGCGGGTCAGGAAATCACGATCCGCGAGCTGGCCGAGTTGATCGCCAAACATTGCCGCTTTGAAGGCGCGCTGCGATTTGACCCCAGCAAGCCCGACGGCCAGCCACGCCGCGCGCTCGACACCACGCGGGCCAAGCGCGAGTTCGGCTTCACCGCCACCACCGAGTTCTCGGCAGGACTGCGCGAGACGATCGCCTGGTATGAAGAGCATCGGCACCAGCTCGATCAAACGGTTGACGAGATACCTGCCGCGCCAACGGCCGTGCCGCGCAAGGCCCGCTAA